The segment AGGATGGCCGCGTCGACCCCCAGCCGCTCGACGGGCATCACGGTGATCTCGGCGCAGAGGTCCGGGTGCTGCATGAGCTCGACGAAGCCGTACTGCCGCCGCAGTGCCCGGAACTCCGGGAAGATCCGGCCCGCCTGGCGCATGAACCAGACGGGCGTCCGGTCGACGGGCTGGCGGCGGCAGGCGGCGAGGAAGCGCTGGCTGGGCGTCAACGGAACCCCTCCTGGCTGCCGGCGGATCTACTGCCATTGTAGCACCCCGCAGCCTGCCGCCCGCCGGACGAACCAGCCAGGGTCTCCCGTCGGTGGGTAACCGCTTGATCGCCCATCGACTGGCACCACGCCCTGACCACCTGGACAGGCGACGGAAACCCTTGTCGCCAGCGGCCCTTTCGCCGGGACGCCGCGGAGTCGCGGTGTCCACTTCTGCTCTTGTCGGACCTGTCCCCCACGCTGGGCGTGCCCTTCGGCATGGAGGGCGGACCCGTTGACCGGCCGGCAATCACCAGACTAATCCGGCGCATTGCCTTTATCTTGCCGCTGGCGTCGACCTAGAGGCAGGGGTATTCGCCTTGCAACGGGCGGTTGATCCTGGCCGGCCAGCCCTTGATCCTGCAGCCCTGTAACTGTCCACGACAACGGGGCAAGTGCATGGCCAACCGTTCGATGCATACGCGCAGACTGAGCCTGTCTACGTTTAGTGGGCTCGTCTACATGCCACGACCAACTGGCGCGCAAGTAAAGTCTGTATCAACAGGAACGAACCCCACACAATACCTAGGCGTGAAGTGTTCAGGTTGAACTCTACGTCTGGCAGCTTATACTCAACCACACCCACCGGTATACCGAAGAGGGTACGCCAGACGCCCACTCCTTCGGGTTCGATGGGTGGTTGCTCACTCGCGAGTCGCACTTCAATGATCTGCAGGTACGCTGGATTGATCTTGTAGATTGAATCGATTTCGACACGCAGGCGATGGACCGCTTCCCGATGAAGCTCTGGGTCAGATATGTCGCTGCTTGTAGTATCCGGGAAGAGCAGGGGCAGCCCGAATGCAGCCACGGTCAGCACGAGGATCAAACCCGCCAGCCAGTACACCCGTTTCAGCCTCGACATTCCTGATCCCCTCTCGACATTCCTGATCCCCTTTTTGGGAGAGGCGCGGTTGCGACCGGATCACCCAGAACCGTCCCTCATCCGGTCCCACTGCTTCAAACAACAACCCATCGCCCGGCCGGATCCCCAGGGCTTCGAGGAGCGCCGCCGGGATTTGGAGGCGGCCTTCTGCTTGGACCCGTGCCGGGCCGATCACCTGCCCCGTGGCCATGCCCAAGCCCACCTCCTTTGCTGCGATTCCCGGCCATCAGGCTCGCCTCGGGACGGGGCCTACCACTGCACCACGCGGGCGTCCGTGAACCTCGCGATGGCGCGATCGTTGGTGAGCAGGAAAACGTCCTCGTCGGCCGTCCGGGCCGCCAGGTAGCCGTCCACGAAGTCGAGCTGCCCCGCCGCATGGTGGCGGAGTCCGGCCAGGACGGCCTCTTCGTCTTCCACGTCCACCTCCGGGGCCCGGACAAACTGAAGGAGCGCCGCGACCGCCTCGGCAGGGCTGTAGCCGTACGCGCCTTCCAGGACGTAGAGCGTCTCGGCCACGACCACCGGCGTGATCCGCAGCCGGTGCCCGGCGGCAATGGCCCGCTCCAGGGCCCGGTCGAGCACCTCGAGCCGCTCGTGAAGGTGCGCGGCCTGCGGGTTCGCCAGGATATGCTCACGGGCCAGGCAATACACGACGACGTTGGCGTCGAGCAACCAGGTGCTCACGGGCTATTCCCTCACCCGCTCTGCGGCCGGTTCCCCGCCTGCGGCCGCCTGCGCCAGTCCCTGCGTCCCCGCAGCTTCAAGGCCGTCCTTTTCGGCCCACCGGCGGGCCCGGTGCTCGCGAATGGCTTGCCGCGCCTCCGCCGGGCTGACGGGCCGGTCGATCTTGAGCACGTTGCCCAGCTCCTTGAGGCTCCGCGGCCGCGGCAGCGGGTAGAGCACGATCTCCCCCTGGCCGTTGACGTACACGAGTACGTCGTCCCCTTCCTCCAGCCCCACGCGCTCACGGATAGCCTTGGGCAGCGTCATCTGCCCCCTCTGCAGAATCTTCACGATGGCCACGGCGCGATCACCTCGCGTCCCCATGCTACCACCTCCGCAGGAGGAACTCAAACGATTCTCTTTGTGTTCGGAGTCTATGCGTGTTCGTCCGATTTTAATCGGCCGGCAAGGGCTACAGCCTCCATGGTCGGCACACCGGCTCCGATGCGATAATCGGTCCAGGCAGGGAAAACGGGTGAACCTGCGACGAGCCGTGGCGGTCGTACGGGTCCAGGGCCGAGGGCAGTTCACGCTGCCGGCCGCCTTCCGCAAGGCGGTGGGCGTCAAGCCGGGCGATGTCCTGTTGCTCGAAGCGCGGGACCCGGGGCACTTTGAGGTCCGTGTGCTCTCCCGGCAGTCCCTTCTCGATTTCCCGCGGATCGACGCCGAGGGGTTCAACATGCGGTCGGCCCGGGATGCGATGGAGCGTGCCCTGGCCGAAGAGGCCTTCGAAAGTCCGTAAGTCCGTGCCGGCAGCGGCCAGCCAGGGCCGCCAGGCCGGACGCAAAGGTTTGAGCGGTCGCTGAGATGGACTGAAGGAGGCTCTTGTCCTTTGACGCCACTCCCCGAACGAGCCGAGCAGTACCTCGAAACGAAGCGGGTCGAACGGGGCCTGCGGACTTCGAGCCTTGAGGAGTACCGCCGCGACCTGGCCGACTTCTGCCGCGGGCTCGCGGGCCGGCTCCGCAAGAATCCCGAGGACCTGACCGACGCGGACCTGGCCGGCTTCGACCGGGACGGCGCCCGCCGCTGGCTCGCGCATCTGGCCGATCGGGAGCTGGCGCCCTCCACGCGGGACCGGCGCTGAAACACGGTGGGCGGCGGGTTCCGGTGGATGGTCGCCGAAGGCGTTCTCCCCCGCGACCCCTTTGCGGGCCTGGAACGGCCGGTTCGCGGCGAGCGGCACAAGCGGCTTCCGGTCTATCTCGCCGAGACCGAGGCCGAGCGGCTTCTGCGCACCGTCCTCTCCGATCAGGGCCTCACGCCCCGGCAGAAAGCCCACCATGCCCGGCTTAAGGAACGGGACCACGCCCTGGTGACG is part of the Thermaerobacter subterraneus DSM 13965 genome and harbors:
- a CDS encoding site-specific integrase; its protein translation is MTPLPERAEQYLETKRVERGLRTSSLEEYRRDLADFCRGLAGRLRKNPEDLTDADLAGFDRDGARRWLAHLADRELAPSTRDRR
- a CDS encoding AbrB/MazE/SpoVT family DNA-binding domain-containing protein; this encodes MNLRRAVAVVRVQGRGQFTLPAAFRKAVGVKPGDVLLLEARDPGHFEVRVLSRQSLLDFPRIDAEGFNMRSARDAMERALAEEAFESP
- a CDS encoding AbrB/MazE/SpoVT family DNA-binding domain-containing protein gives rise to the protein MGTRGDRAVAIVKILQRGQMTLPKAIRERVGLEEGDDVLVYVNGQGEIVLYPLPRPRSLKELGNVLKIDRPVSPAEARQAIREHRARRWAEKDGLEAAGTQGLAQAAAGGEPAAERVRE
- a CDS encoding PIN domain-containing protein is translated as MSTWLLDANVVVYCLAREHILANPQAAHLHERLEVLDRALERAIAAGHRLRITPVVVAETLYVLEGAYGYSPAEAVAALLQFVRAPEVDVEDEEAVLAGLRHHAAGQLDFVDGYLAARTADEDVFLLTNDRAIARFTDARVVQW